In the genome of Candidatus Pristimantibacillus lignocellulolyticus, the window ATTGCAATAACGATTCCTAATGAAACATTTCTTATGCCTGAAGCATAGGACATCGTTACTTGTAGAGACCTCTCACTTTTTCTCATTACTGTAACATAACCTATAGCATAACTTACTATAACAATAACAATGGAAAATGGAATAATTTTTACAATATCACTTTTCAGATCATGTAGATACGGCGTAATAGCTGACGCATTTAGTAATATAACGATAACAAAACAAAGTTTAGATAATGGTGCAACGATCGGCTTAACTTTACTTTGTATTGTACCTTTCGACCATTCGTTCAAAGTGATGCCTACTAACGTTGGTAGGACCACAATTAATAATAAATCAATCATCATCTGACTTGTATTCACTTCAATTACACTACTAAAAAATGTTTTTAGTCCTATTGTAATAATAAATGGACTTAACAAAGAATCAATCACTACAATCGCTAATATAAGTGAGACGTTCCCACTTGTCATGGACACCCACATCACTGATGATATGCCAACAGGAATTAATGTGAACATAACAAGACCTACTACATATGGAGAATGATATCCAAATATAAGCCCTGCAAAAACGTATACAATAACGGGCACAGCGATATGAATAATAATTAGAAAATAAGATATTTGCAATGGTTTTGCAATAACAACTCTAACTTGTTGTAAACTACAGCCGATCGCCATCGCTACAGTAACAAAGGCAAACAGATAAGGTACTAAACCTACGTACTCATTTATTGGTTCACCAAAACAGATACCGATGATCATAACAAATGGAACAATAACAAACATATATTTTTCAAACCAGTCATTTATAGTCAGACCGAATGAAGCCATTGCCGGTTCCTTCTTTCCAATATCTAGTTGTTTCAATCAATAAAGGTTATAATCATTTATGA includes:
- a CDS encoding bile acid:sodium symporter family protein, which codes for MASFGLTINDWFEKYMFVIVPFVMIIGICFGEPINEYVGLVPYLFAFVTVAMAIGCSLQQVRVVIAKPLQISYFLIIIHIAVPVIVYVFAGLIFGYHSPYVVGLVMFTLIPVGISSVMWVSMTSGNVSLILAIVVIDSLLSPFIITIGLKTFFSSVIEVNTSQMMIDLLLIVVLPTLVGITLNEWSKGTIQSKVKPIVAPLSKLCFVIVILLNASAITPYLHDLKSDIVKIIPFSIVIVIVSYAIGYVTVMRKSERSLQVTMSYASGIRNVSLGIVIAMSYFSPSTAVPILIGVLLQQPIATLYSLFLQKINNRTYSQSN